Proteins from a genomic interval of candidate division KSB1 bacterium:
- a CDS encoding tryptophan-rich sensory protein, protein MEFSKSFFLRLVVGVGVCLLAGIVGGVFTRSAVQNWYPTLAKPVFTPPSWLFGPVWTVLYVLMGIAIAMIWHKSPGSNAATVLFLVQLVFNVLWSLFFFGLRSPAVALVDILLLWGTLLATLLAFWRILPVSGILLMPYLLWVSYAAVLNASIVYLNR, encoded by the coding sequence GTGGAATTCTCAAAGTCGTTCTTTCTGAGGCTGGTAGTGGGCGTCGGAGTCTGCCTGTTGGCAGGAATTGTCGGAGGTGTTTTTACCAGGAGCGCCGTGCAGAACTGGTACCCGACGCTGGCTAAGCCGGTCTTCACGCCACCGTCCTGGCTTTTTGGCCCCGTGTGGACGGTGTTGTATGTGTTGATGGGCATCGCCATAGCTATGATCTGGCACAAAAGTCCTGGGAGCAACGCTGCTACGGTTCTTTTCCTGGTCCAACTCGTGTTCAATGTGCTTTGGTCCCTCTTCTTCTTCGGGCTCCGTTCTCCCGCTGTGGCGCTGGTGGACATCCTCCTGCTGTGGGGGACGCTCCTGGCCACGCTTCTCGCATTTTGGCGCATCCTGCCGGTGAGCGGCATCTTGCTTATGCCATATCTCCTCTGGGTGAGTTACGCGGCGGTCCTGAATGCTTCCATCGTATACCTGAACCGTTGA
- a CDS encoding aminotransferase class V-fold PLP-dependent enzyme yields the protein MLKPPSELTSLPWLSDRSKVYVNWAGAERVRADVLGVENRYRKWQHLYEDDPKACMRALRLAVAQSRNSLSAFIGCPDPAHVVFTTGSEAALKDVLFAHQIVPYGARILVTDCEFYGIYSKVAPPRYHADVARVAEKTTSQGIIDEIIGRVHEDTRLLLLSHVCYNTGVALPIADICARVKAGRPDVLVLVDGAQAVGHVPVAVQELGCDFYAGDAHKWLVGPDQTGFLYVRAPEHLQIIARDASSPFAVHPRLNQDKGSRSGAVAFALAALGDSLRPFMDRDTMARAFRYVCALAEEFRTRCVERLQGLFRVYPSPQCEGRTAIVSLVPQGFASGAAVLDRLHDDLLAEGVHCALINRVPAAYAEHLTAPPMLRFSFHVWNSEADVEAIVHKLELVARRTLMAAMARL from the coding sequence ATGCTCAAACCTCCTTCGGAATTGACCTCTCTGCCCTGGCTCTCGGATCGGAGCAAGGTGTACGTCAACTGGGCTGGCGCTGAGCGCGTGCGGGCTGATGTGCTCGGCGTGGAGAACAGGTACCGAAAGTGGCAGCACCTGTACGAGGACGACCCGAAGGCCTGCATGCGCGCGCTTCGCTTGGCAGTAGCACAGTCCCGAAACAGCCTGAGCGCCTTCATCGGCTGCCCTGATCCAGCGCACGTGGTGTTCACCACCGGCTCGGAAGCAGCACTCAAGGACGTGCTGTTCGCCCACCAGATTGTGCCCTATGGTGCCCGTATCTTAGTCACCGACTGCGAGTTCTATGGCATCTACAGCAAAGTTGCTCCGCCCCGCTATCATGCCGATGTGGCACGCGTTGCCGAGAAGACCACCAGCCAGGGCATAATTGATGAGATCATAGGGCGGGTGCACGAGGATACGCGTCTCCTGCTTCTGAGCCATGTCTGCTACAACACGGGTGTAGCGCTGCCAATTGCGGATATCTGCGCGCGCGTCAAGGCGGGGCGCCCGGATGTATTGGTGTTGGTGGACGGGGCGCAAGCGGTTGGTCATGTGCCCGTCGCGGTCCAAGAGCTGGGATGCGACTTTTACGCTGGCGATGCGCACAAGTGGCTGGTGGGCCCAGACCAGACCGGATTCCTCTACGTTCGCGCGCCGGAACACCTGCAGATTATTGCGCGCGATGCCTCTTCGCCCTTCGCGGTCCATCCACGGTTAAATCAAGACAAGGGCTCCAGGAGTGGCGCCGTGGCCTTTGCGTTGGCGGCCCTGGGCGACAGCCTGCGTCCTTTTATGGATCGCGACACGATGGCGCGCGCGTTCCGCTACGTCTGCGCCCTTGCCGAGGAATTCCGCACGCGTTGCGTGGAAAGACTACAGGGTTTGTTCCGGGTGTACCCTAGCCCTCAGTGTGAGGGGCGGACCGCCATCGTTTCGCTTGTCCCGCAAGGTTTTGCCTCTGGCGCGGCCGTGCTGGACCGTTTGCACGATGACCTGCTGGCAGAAGGGGTCCATTGTGCTCTCATCAATCGCGTACCGGCCGCATATGCGGAGCATTTGACGGCGCCGCCCATGTTGCGGTTTTCTTTCCACGTCTGGAACAGCGAGGCCGATGTAGAAGCTATTGTGCACAAATTGGAGCTGGTTGCGAGACGAACCCTCATGGCCGCCATGGCTCGGTTGTGA
- a CDS encoding response regulator produces MTKVLYAEDVEFLRQGICADLREAGFEVASCPLDRQEALRTVDAHLPDVLLLDVMSETNIHEGLAIAEQLRQHPRRREGRMKVLLLTIFRQDDEAIREALERGLADGIVTKPTTSERIVREISRVIGN; encoded by the coding sequence ATGACTAAGGTACTGTACGCCGAGGACGTCGAATTCCTGCGGCAAGGCATCTGTGCCGACCTGCGCGAGGCCGGCTTCGAGGTGGCCTCTTGCCCACTTGACCGCCAGGAGGCGCTGCGCACTGTAGACGCTCATCTGCCTGACGTGTTGTTGCTGGACGTGATGAGCGAAACCAACATCCACGAGGGTCTGGCTATTGCCGAGCAACTCCGCCAGCACCCCCGGCGCAGGGAAGGGCGCATGAAGGTGCTGCTACTGACCATTTTCCGCCAGGACGATGAGGCAATCCGTGAGGCTCTGGAGCGGGGATTGGCTGACGGCATCGTCACCAAGCCCACTACCAGCGAGAGGATCGTGCGCGAAATCAGCAGAGTGATTGGCAACTGA
- a CDS encoding ATP-binding protein: protein MHEDIFTARLKEQDIIDKLNDICEENTATTRCSTAVWDSDANQITERHFCHRICKYYLFNNVKIRRRFCDVDDLKYARMVIQTSRPQRYVCWSGFTCFMVPIVVYDRVVGLISIGEFLTVERPHLSERFFAVVDDFGLPRAEIEEEIRNNVPVFTEENIRGLIASTEFLAQVIADILMGEISLSFNFDLLVRRYTRLAEQDWRRFSAEELSSFLILKNIIKLQNLFLRYALRKIAEEKKIALHKTLMPYQIVLTAAENLRANRDREKSYRQIVSAIRQVEEYTLQSMRGLALGDSQWLAVTEKKQVDLRKLLRQVVQGKKPLLEHKKVAVDVRVRTGGAALWGRPDDLEFLFSTLLENAIFAVEEHTGRIRLTAARENGGVVVTCADNGCGIAPEELPKIFDQGYRGRRFARLHPSGAGLGLSLARHIVHAHGGHINVESAPGRGTTFTVVFPSYALGGASSND, encoded by the coding sequence ATGCATGAGGACATTTTCACCGCCCGCCTCAAGGAGCAGGACATCATTGATAAGCTCAATGATATCTGCGAAGAGAACACAGCCACCACGCGCTGCTCGACGGCAGTATGGGATAGCGACGCCAACCAGATCACGGAACGGCATTTCTGCCATCGAATCTGCAAGTACTATCTCTTCAACAACGTAAAGATCCGCCGGCGGTTTTGCGACGTGGACGATCTGAAGTACGCCCGGATGGTGATCCAGACTTCTCGCCCACAGCGGTATGTGTGTTGGTCTGGCTTTACGTGCTTCATGGTTCCCATCGTCGTCTATGATCGAGTGGTGGGGCTGATCTCCATCGGCGAGTTTCTCACGGTGGAACGCCCGCACCTTTCGGAGCGCTTCTTCGCTGTGGTTGATGATTTTGGCTTGCCGCGGGCGGAGATCGAGGAGGAGATCCGCAACAACGTCCCGGTTTTTACCGAGGAAAATATTCGCGGCCTGATCGCCTCGACCGAGTTTCTCGCGCAGGTGATTGCCGATATCCTCATGGGCGAGATTAGCCTAAGCTTCAACTTTGACCTTCTTGTGCGACGTTACACTAGGCTGGCCGAACAGGACTGGCGGCGATTTTCGGCTGAGGAGTTGAGTAGTTTCCTCATTCTCAAAAACATCATCAAGCTGCAGAACCTGTTCTTGCGCTACGCCCTGCGGAAAATTGCCGAGGAGAAGAAGATTGCGTTGCACAAGACGTTGATGCCATATCAGATCGTCCTTACCGCGGCGGAGAACCTGCGTGCTAACCGCGACAGGGAAAAGTCGTACCGCCAAATTGTTTCCGCCATCCGACAGGTGGAAGAGTACACGCTGCAGTCCATGCGCGGTTTGGCGTTGGGGGACAGCCAGTGGCTTGCGGTGACGGAAAAGAAGCAGGTTGATCTACGCAAGCTCTTGCGCCAAGTGGTACAGGGAAAAAAGCCGCTATTGGAGCACAAAAAGGTCGCTGTGGACGTGCGTGTGCGCACCGGAGGCGCCGCGCTCTGGGGGCGCCCTGACGATCTGGAGTTCTTGTTCAGCACGTTGCTGGAGAATGCCATCTTCGCCGTGGAAGAGCACACCGGACGCATTCGTCTGACCGCTGCGCGTGAGAACGGTGGCGTTGTGGTCACCTGCGCCGATAACGGGTGTGGCATCGCGCCGGAGGAACTGCCCAAGATCTTTGACCAGGGTTACCGCGGCAGGCGCTTTGCGCGGCTTCATCCAAGCGGGGCCGGTTTGGGCCTGTCGCTGGCGCGCCACATTGTGCATGCCCACGGCGGACACATCAATGTAGAGAGCGCACCCGGAAGGGGGACTACCTTCACGGTGGTTTTCCCCTCCTACGCGCTGGGAGGAGCATCGAGCAATGACTAA
- a CDS encoding sigma-54 dependent transcriptional regulator: MSQQRYNFDYKYSGYLQQFIDALSKTQDPRDMLEQGFEVIASITRYKFIVFLERRGSVLECSDGRPRPRGFRAPSTTEVGRELVQLISTQLETHPGERYVRLNQIHASPYRTLAEHPGLGSGLAVRLQSSTGNGDYGVLFFGCADERILNTFELDLIESLVNRVLELFARTRVEREIVWGESAAMAAVRDMVEKVAQSEANVLIRGESGTGKELIARLIHDRSRRRGKVFVDVNCAALPETLLESELFGHEKGSFTGAISQKIGKFELANGGTLFLDEIGDTSLAMQVKMLRVLQEGEFTRVGGNEKIKTDIRVISATNQSLEELIEKGLFRRDLFYRLNVIPIYIPPLRERPEDIPDLVEHILTRFSSRLGIRYVLTPRAIARLQAYPWVGNVRELENLLERTITLASSTVIDEKDLRLEPVAGKARGTWDFRSETRPLRQVVAEVRQAYCKAALERFHGNKSKAAAALGISRMIFNRYLQGVEGDA; this comes from the coding sequence ATGAGCCAGCAGCGGTACAATTTCGACTACAAGTATTCCGGCTACCTGCAGCAGTTCATCGACGCGCTGTCCAAGACCCAGGACCCGCGCGACATGCTGGAGCAAGGGTTCGAAGTCATTGCCTCCATCACGCGGTACAAGTTCATTGTCTTCCTGGAGCGTCGGGGCTCGGTCTTGGAATGCAGCGATGGCCGACCGCGCCCCCGCGGATTCCGTGCTCCCAGCACGACTGAAGTGGGGCGAGAGCTAGTGCAGCTGATTAGTACGCAGTTGGAGACCCACCCCGGCGAGCGCTATGTGCGCCTCAATCAAATCCACGCCAGCCCCTACCGTACCCTCGCAGAGCATCCTGGCCTTGGCTCAGGGCTAGCCGTTCGGTTACAAAGCAGCACGGGGAATGGGGACTATGGCGTCCTCTTTTTTGGCTGCGCCGACGAACGCATCCTCAATACCTTCGAACTCGATCTCATCGAGAGCCTGGTCAACCGGGTGCTCGAGCTTTTTGCGCGAACCAGAGTGGAGCGCGAGATCGTATGGGGAGAATCGGCCGCTATGGCTGCGGTGCGCGACATGGTGGAAAAGGTTGCGCAGTCAGAGGCCAACGTGCTCATCCGCGGCGAATCGGGCACCGGCAAAGAGCTCATCGCTCGGCTAATCCATGACCGCAGTCGGCGTCGAGGCAAGGTTTTCGTGGACGTGAACTGCGCGGCGCTTCCGGAGACGCTTCTTGAGAGCGAGCTTTTCGGCCACGAGAAGGGGTCGTTCACCGGCGCCATCAGCCAGAAAATCGGCAAGTTCGAACTGGCCAACGGCGGGACTCTGTTCCTGGATGAGATCGGCGATACCTCGTTGGCCATGCAGGTCAAGATGCTGCGTGTGCTTCAAGAGGGAGAGTTCACGCGCGTGGGCGGAAATGAGAAGATAAAGACCGATATCCGTGTCATCAGCGCCACCAATCAGAGCTTGGAAGAACTGATCGAAAAAGGTCTGTTCCGGCGCGACCTGTTCTACCGCCTGAATGTGATTCCCATCTACATTCCGCCTCTGCGCGAGCGGCCGGAGGACATTCCCGACTTGGTGGAGCACATTCTCACCCGGTTCAGCAGTCGCCTGGGCATTCGCTACGTTCTTACCCCCAGGGCTATTGCTCGTCTGCAGGCGTATCCGTGGGTGGGGAATGTGCGCGAATTGGAAAACCTGCTGGAGCGGACCATTACGCTGGCTTCCAGCACGGTGATCGATGAGAAAGACCTTCGGCTTGAGCCGGTGGCGGGAAAAGCACGCGGCACATGGGATTTCCGCAGCGAGACCCGTCCTTTGCGCCAGGTGGTTGCCGAGGTGAGGCAAGCCTATTGCAAAGCGGCCTTGGAGCGCTTTCATGGCAACAAGTCCAAGGCAGCAGCCGCGTTGGGCATCAGCAGGATGATCTTCAATAGATACCTGCAGGGGGTGGAAGGCGATGCATGA
- a CDS encoding outer membrane protein transport protein, which produces MKKYCLPTLLLALVIGGAGAQTFENTVFQIGEGVSVSARAGGMGGAYQAVAEDYSATYYNPAGLAQIRRMEFFGTLSHAMGKDQASAFGYQMTSEASFTRLGCIGLVIPVPTYRGSLVFAGGYNRVRSFDGQFDFAWTLALPDGQVHQSWNELEGGGLNNWVLSGAVDMSPNLSLGASLNFWTGRDDYQLSFQEKDHLDLYTFNVFEKDDNIDTRFTGTNFRLGALYHVGRVLRFAATMSTPLTLTGREDWGYADTETFDDGRRNVSQRSGTFEYRVSSPFGFGFGGAASVAWLTVAGDVFYQDWSQVRFKSDPPVQGWSKGEANLAIQRTYRATTQVHLGGELSIPGLGTQLRAGYAVIPSPFKGAPSTHDREYVTFGVGFLLDKQLKFDLAWVRGTWEQTTGALSEDLTRVDEQVTKNTVFASIAVRF; this is translated from the coding sequence ATGAAAAAGTATTGTCTACCGACTCTGCTCCTTGCCCTCGTCATAGGTGGGGCAGGAGCCCAGACATTTGAGAATACGGTCTTCCAGATCGGCGAAGGGGTCAGCGTGAGTGCGCGGGCAGGAGGCATGGGGGGTGCTTACCAGGCGGTGGCCGAGGACTATTCGGCTACGTATTACAACCCTGCTGGCTTGGCGCAGATCAGGCGCATGGAGTTTTTTGGCACCCTTTCGCACGCTATGGGCAAAGACCAGGCAAGCGCCTTTGGTTATCAGATGACGTCGGAGGCGAGCTTTACCCGCTTGGGGTGCATTGGTCTTGTTATTCCGGTGCCCACCTACCGGGGGAGCCTGGTGTTCGCGGGAGGCTACAACCGTGTGCGCAGCTTCGACGGGCAGTTTGATTTTGCTTGGACCCTGGCGCTCCCCGACGGTCAGGTGCACCAGAGCTGGAACGAATTGGAAGGAGGCGGGCTCAACAACTGGGTCTTGAGCGGCGCCGTGGATATGTCTCCCAACCTCTCGCTGGGTGCCTCTCTCAACTTCTGGACCGGCAGAGATGATTACCAGCTGAGCTTTCAGGAAAAGGACCACTTAGACTTGTACACGTTCAATGTTTTCGAAAAGGACGATAACATTGACACTCGCTTCACCGGCACGAACTTCCGCCTGGGCGCTTTGTACCATGTGGGCCGCGTATTGCGCTTCGCCGCCACTATGAGCACACCGTTGACGCTGACGGGCAGGGAGGATTGGGGATACGCGGACACCGAGACCTTTGATGACGGTAGGCGAAACGTGTCCCAGCGCTCCGGTACCTTCGAGTACCGCGTCTCCTCGCCGTTTGGCTTCGGCTTTGGTGGTGCTGCCAGCGTAGCCTGGCTCACCGTGGCTGGCGACGTCTTCTACCAGGACTGGTCGCAGGTGCGTTTCAAGAGCGACCCGCCAGTGCAGGGATGGAGCAAGGGAGAAGCCAACTTGGCTATTCAGCGCACCTACCGAGCGACCACACAGGTGCACTTGGGCGGCGAATTGAGCATTCCAGGGCTTGGCACCCAGCTTCGCGCCGGGTACGCTGTGATCCCCTCGCCATTCAAGGGGGCCCCGTCGACGCACGACCGCGAGTACGTGACGTTCGGTGTGGGGTTCTTGCTTGATAAGCAGCTCAAGTTCGACCTGGCCTGGGTGCGAGGGACGTGGGAGCAGACCACCGGGGCACTCTCGGAAGACCTCACCCGCGTCGACGAGCAAGTGACCAAGAACACCGTCTTTGCCAGCATCGCCGTGCGCTTTTGA